The following are encoded together in the Xiphophorus hellerii strain 12219 chromosome 3, Xiphophorus_hellerii-4.1, whole genome shotgun sequence genome:
- the ccdc12 gene encoding coiled-coil domain-containing protein 12 encodes MAMAYIPKQDLTLWPSANVTVRRQQTIQVEALDGRFYALLQQGLLMDVRGSRAACGEINMEKNVGSLQEQALKRKERLKALRDKKRHGHEQEDEEPESKKAALEETPEEKHRELKLRNYTPEDEELKERQVPKAKPASVEDKVKDQLEAANPEPIIEEVDLANLAPRKPDWDLKRDVAKKLEKLERRTQRAIAELIRDRLRGSEEELAAAVGAVGVEEGDSD; translated from the exons ATGGCAATGGCCTACATTCCTAAACAAGACCTGACACTGTGGCCATCAGCAAACGTTACAGTGAGGCG GCAACAGACCATCCAAGTTGAAGCGCTCGACGGGCGATTTTACGCCCTGCTGCAGCAGGGTCTGTTAATGGATGTCAGAGGGAGTCGAGCGGCGTGTGGAGAGATAAACATGGAGAAAAACGTCGGGTCGCTTCAGGAGCAGGCGctgaagagaaaagagagacTCAAAGCGCTGAGGGATAAAAAACGTCAC GGACATGAGCAGGAAGATGAAGAACCAGAGAGCAAAAAGGCGGCACTAGAGGAGACTCCTGAAGAAAAGCACAG AGAGCTGAAACTGAGGAATTACACTCCGGAAGATGAAGAGCTGAAGGAGAGGCAGGTACCTAAAGCCAAACCAGCTTCAG TGGAAGATAAAGTAAAAGATCAGTTGGAGGCAGCAAATCCTGAGCCCATAATCGAAGAAGTG GATTTGGCCAATCTTGCACCAAGAAAACCAGACTG GGATCTGAAGCGTGATGTGGCAAAGAAACTGGAAAAGCTGGAAAGGCGAACGCAGAGAGCCATCGCTGAGCTCATCC GGGATCGGCTGCGAGGCAGTGAGGAGGAGCTGGCAGCAGCGGTGGGAGCTGTGGGAGTGGAGGAGGGAGACTCGGACTGA